A genomic window from Candidatus Kouleothrix ribensis includes:
- a CDS encoding sulfurtransferase TusA family protein yields MKPDAVLDAGATGCGELALLIVQAIKQLAPGQILEVRAYDLAAEMDIPAWCRSTGHLLALMDGSAWPKRFVIQKRKP; encoded by the coding sequence ATGAAACCTGATGCTGTGCTGGATGCAGGCGCAACCGGCTGTGGCGAGCTGGCGCTCTTGATCGTTCAGGCGATCAAACAGCTTGCGCCTGGTCAGATCCTTGAGGTGCGAGCCTACGACCTCGCGGCGGAGATGGATATCCCCGCCTGGTGCCGATCCACCGGTCACCTGCTGGCATTGATGGATGGGTCGGCATGGCCAAAGCGATTCGTGATCCAAAAACGGAAACCATAA
- a CDS encoding NUDIX hydrolase has protein sequence MERSGRASLDDNSSSRDRRTAYSAGGVIYRRSGDEIEVALIATNDGRRWGLPKGHVQRGEAAEAAAIREVAEETGLNGQIERHLATIEYWFRAGSTRIHKYVDFFLLRYIDGALVPQQAEVDDARWFPLDLALQLASFDRERDVLTQVLQLAAAGEL, from the coding sequence TTGGAACGTTCAGGTAGAGCATCGCTAGACGACAATAGTTCATCGCGAGATCGCCGCACAGCCTACTCGGCCGGCGGCGTGATCTATCGCCGAAGCGGCGATGAGATCGAGGTGGCGCTGATCGCGACAAACGATGGCCGGCGCTGGGGCCTGCCCAAGGGCCATGTACAGCGTGGTGAGGCGGCCGAAGCGGCTGCGATCCGCGAGGTGGCTGAAGAGACCGGTCTGAACGGCCAGATCGAGCGCCATCTCGCGACGATCGAGTACTGGTTCCGGGCCGGCTCAACCCGCATCCACAAATACGTAGACTTTTTTCTGCTCCGCTATATCGATGGCGCGCTTGTCCCACAGCAGGCCGAGGTTGATGACGCACGCTGGTTTCCACTCGATCTAGCCCTACAATTGGCCAGCTTCGATCGCGAGCGCGATGTGCTGACACAAGTGCTACAGCTGGCCGCCGCAGGCGAATTGTAG
- a CDS encoding isopentenyl phosphate kinase family protein gives MLTFVKFGGSVITDKTGQEAPDLALIRRLAAEVRAALDAAGPAYRLIIGHGSGSFGHTYARRYGIHTGLAPGADWMGFAQTSAAALRLNRIVVDELLAAGVPAMAFQPAATLLSTHGRLATWDTTSVARALGQRLVPVVHGDVAFDTAQGSAIISTEQLLEALVHAPALRPDRVILVGEAGVYSADPRANPQAERIARIDARNITAVLAGASGSHGADVTGGMRSKVELIWRLVQAVPGLRAQLVGTTPGLLTRALLGAAEGEGTVITSDAAKHSPERSTP, from the coding sequence ATGCTCACATTTGTCAAATTCGGTGGCTCGGTCATTACCGACAAGACTGGCCAGGAAGCGCCGGATCTCGCGCTCATCCGCCGGCTGGCCGCCGAGGTGCGTGCCGCGCTCGACGCGGCCGGCCCGGCCTACCGCCTGATCATTGGCCACGGCAGCGGCTCGTTCGGCCACACCTATGCCCGCCGCTACGGCATTCACACCGGCCTCGCGCCCGGCGCCGACTGGATGGGGTTTGCGCAGACTTCGGCTGCCGCGCTGCGCCTGAACCGGATCGTCGTCGACGAGCTGCTGGCTGCCGGCGTGCCGGCAATGGCATTTCAGCCCGCCGCCACGCTGCTGAGCACGCACGGACGCCTGGCCACCTGGGATACTACCAGCGTCGCGCGCGCGCTGGGCCAGCGGCTGGTGCCGGTGGTTCACGGCGACGTAGCATTCGATACAGCCCAGGGCTCGGCGATCATCTCGACCGAACAGCTGCTCGAAGCGCTCGTACACGCGCCGGCGCTGCGGCCAGATCGGGTGATCCTGGTAGGCGAGGCGGGGGTCTACAGCGCCGACCCGCGCGCCAACCCGCAGGCCGAGCGGATCGCGCGGATCGATGCGCGCAATATCACGGCGGTACTGGCCGGCGCCAGCGGCTCGCATGGCGCCGATGTCACCGGCGGCATGCGCAGCAAGGTCGAGCTGATCTGGCGGCTGGTGCAGGCCGTACCTGGCCTACGCGCCCAGCTGGTCGGCACGACACCAGGGCTGCTCACGCGCGCGCTGCTTGGCGCGGCCGAAGGCGAAGGCACGGTTATTACGAGCGACGCAGCCAAGCACAGCCCCGAACGCAGTACCCCATAA
- a CDS encoding fumarate reductase/succinate dehydrogenase flavoprotein subunit gives MTTDTKPDVTTRRSTEFTVALNAKVPEGPIERKWDNAKFQYKLVNPANKRKYTVLVVGSGLAGGSAAATLAELGYNVKCFCYQDSPRRAHSIAAQGGINAAKNYRNDGDSIYRLFYDTVKGGDYRSREANVYRLAQISVNIIDQCVAQGVPFAREYGGLLDNRSFGGAQVSRTFYARGQTGQQLLIGAYQALSRQIGLGKVAMYPRTEMLDLILIGGHAKGIVTRDMVTGKIESHVADAVVLATGGYGNAFYLSTNAKGCNTTAIWRAYRRGALFANPCFTQIHPTCIPVHGEYQSKLTLMSESLRNDGRIWVPKRAGDTRAPNQIPEGERDYYLERKYPSFGNLVPRDVASRNAKEVCDEGRGVGPGGLGVYLDFSDAIKRLGAGAIREKYGNLFDMYERITAENPYEVPMRIYPAIHYTMGGLWVDYDLQSTIPGLFVIGEANFSDHGANRLGASALMQGLADGYFVLPYTIGDYLAQTKAGAYDANNAACANVEFEVKQQAKRLLGINGKRTVDSFHRELGKLMWDKCGMARNATGLREALAKIPEIRAEFWENVNVPGSADELNQALEKAGRVADFMELAELMCRDALERAESCGGHFREESQTPEGEAKRDDENFSYVAAWQFTGSGSAPIVNKEPLSFEYVHPSQRSYK, from the coding sequence ATGACTACTGATACGAAACCCGATGTAACGACGCGCCGGTCGACCGAGTTCACGGTTGCGTTGAATGCGAAGGTGCCCGAGGGGCCGATCGAGCGCAAGTGGGATAACGCCAAGTTTCAGTATAAGCTGGTCAACCCGGCCAACAAGCGCAAGTATACCGTGCTGGTGGTTGGCTCGGGCCTGGCCGGAGGTTCGGCGGCGGCGACGCTGGCCGAGCTGGGCTATAACGTCAAGTGCTTCTGCTACCAAGATAGCCCGCGCCGCGCGCACTCGATCGCTGCGCAAGGCGGTATCAATGCAGCCAAGAACTACCGCAACGACGGCGATAGTATCTATCGCCTGTTCTACGATACGGTAAAGGGCGGCGACTACCGCTCGCGCGAGGCGAATGTGTACCGCCTGGCGCAGATCAGCGTGAATATTATCGACCAGTGCGTGGCGCAGGGTGTGCCATTTGCGCGTGAGTACGGCGGCCTGCTCGATAACCGCTCGTTCGGCGGTGCGCAGGTGTCGCGTACATTCTACGCGCGCGGCCAGACTGGCCAGCAGCTGCTGATCGGCGCCTACCAGGCGCTCAGCCGCCAGATCGGCCTGGGCAAGGTGGCGATGTACCCGCGCACCGAGATGCTCGACCTGATTCTGATCGGCGGGCATGCTAAGGGCATCGTCACGCGCGATATGGTCACTGGCAAGATCGAGTCGCACGTGGCCGATGCGGTGGTGCTGGCCACCGGCGGCTACGGCAATGCGTTCTACCTCTCGACCAATGCCAAGGGGTGTAATACTACCGCGATCTGGCGCGCGTACCGGCGCGGCGCACTGTTCGCCAACCCGTGCTTCACGCAGATCCACCCGACCTGCATCCCGGTGCATGGCGAGTACCAGAGCAAGCTCACGCTCATGTCCGAGTCGTTACGCAACGACGGCCGGATCTGGGTGCCGAAGCGTGCCGGCGACACGCGCGCGCCTAACCAGATCCCCGAGGGCGAGCGCGATTACTACCTTGAGCGCAAATACCCAAGCTTCGGCAACCTGGTGCCGCGCGACGTGGCCTCGCGTAATGCCAAAGAGGTCTGCGACGAAGGCCGCGGCGTCGGGCCGGGCGGCCTGGGCGTCTACCTCGACTTTAGCGACGCGATCAAGCGCTTGGGCGCCGGCGCCATCCGCGAGAAGTACGGCAACCTGTTCGATATGTACGAGCGGATCACCGCCGAGAACCCCTACGAGGTGCCCATGCGGATCTACCCGGCCATCCACTACACCATGGGTGGCCTGTGGGTCGATTACGATCTGCAGAGCACTATTCCAGGCCTGTTCGTGATCGGCGAGGCCAACTTCTCCGACCACGGTGCCAACCGCCTGGGCGCGAGCGCGCTGATGCAGGGCCTGGCCGACGGCTACTTCGTGCTGCCCTACACGATCGGCGACTACCTGGCCCAGACTAAGGCCGGCGCGTACGACGCCAACAACGCGGCCTGCGCCAATGTCGAGTTCGAGGTCAAGCAGCAGGCCAAGCGGTTGCTAGGTATCAACGGCAAGCGCACAGTCGACTCATTCCACCGCGAGCTTGGTAAGCTGATGTGGGACAAGTGCGGTATGGCCCGGAATGCAACTGGCCTGCGCGAGGCGCTGGCGAAGATCCCCGAGATTCGCGCCGAGTTTTGGGAGAACGTGAATGTGCCAGGTAGCGCCGACGAGCTAAACCAGGCGCTCGAGAAGGCCGGGCGGGTGGCAGATTTTATGGAGCTGGCCGAGCTGATGTGCCGCGATGCACTCGAGCGCGCTGAGTCGTGTGGCGGCCATTTTCGCGAGGAGAGCCAGACGCCCGAGGGCGAGGCCAAGCGCGACGACGAGAACTTCTCGTATGTCGCAGCCTGGCAGTTCACCGGCAGCGGCAGCGCGCCGATCGTGAACAAAGAGCCGCTCAGCTTCGAGTACGTCCACCCGTCGCAGCGAAGCTACAAGTAA
- a CDS encoding succinate dehydrogenase/fumarate reductase iron-sulfur subunit, whose product MNLTLHVWRQKSAGAEGRFVVYPANDISPEMSFLEMLDVVNEELIVKGQEPIAFDHDCREGICGTCGLMINGVAHGPQAATTTCQLHMRHFRDGDEVFIEPWRATAFPIIKDLVVDRGALDRVIQAGGYVSVSTGSAPDANAIPVSKESADLAMDAASCIGCGACVAACPNASAMLFTAAKVSHLSLLPQGQPERSERVIRMVEQMDEEGFGGCTNIGECSAVCPKEISMDFIAQMNRELLRASLLGGRKSNSKAGGAG is encoded by the coding sequence ATGAACCTGACACTACATGTCTGGCGCCAGAAGAGCGCCGGTGCCGAGGGGCGCTTTGTCGTCTACCCAGCGAACGACATCAGCCCGGAAATGTCGTTCCTCGAGATGCTCGACGTGGTAAACGAGGAGCTGATCGTGAAAGGCCAGGAGCCGATCGCCTTTGATCACGACTGCCGCGAAGGTATCTGTGGCACATGCGGCCTGATGATCAATGGTGTGGCGCATGGGCCACAGGCTGCGACCACGACATGCCAGCTGCATATGCGCCACTTCCGAGACGGCGACGAGGTGTTTATCGAACCATGGCGTGCGACGGCCTTCCCGATCATTAAAGACCTGGTGGTCGATCGCGGCGCGCTCGACCGGGTGATCCAGGCTGGCGGGTATGTATCGGTGTCAACTGGTAGCGCGCCCGATGCCAACGCCATCCCGGTGTCGAAGGAAAGCGCCGACCTGGCGATGGACGCGGCCTCGTGCATTGGCTGCGGCGCCTGCGTGGCGGCCTGCCCGAACGCCTCGGCCATGCTATTCACAGCTGCCAAGGTCTCGCATCTGAGTCTGCTGCCGCAAGGCCAGCCCGAGCGTAGCGAGCGCGTGATCCGCATGGTCGAGCAGATGGACGAGGAAGGCTTCGGTGGCTGCACGAACATCGGCGAGTGCTCGGCAGTCTGCCCGAAAGAGATCAGCATGGATTTCATTGCGCAGATGAATCGTGAGCTGCTGCGCGCCTCGCTGCTAGGCGGGCGCAAGTCGAATAGCAAGGCTGGTGGCGCCGGCTAG
- a CDS encoding amidase has protein sequence MQIRPAQVAAAAQLAGLAFTPEECELMCAALSEQAASYALIRSVPLPNSLPPAISYRIAAPAPPTPPAAVPAEAPIHPPADPTALAFASVATLAQLVRTRQVSASELTELYLARLHQYDQRLHCVVTLTADLAREQAQRADAEIATGHYRGPLHGIPWGAKDLLATHGIRTTWGATPYRNQLPDHDATVVRRLADAGAVLLAKLTLGELALGDVWFGGTTRNPWNIEQGSSGSSSGSAAAAAAGLAGFTIGSETWGSIVSPSTRCGATGLRPTFGRVSRAGAMTLSWSMDKLGPICRSVEDCALVFAAIYGPDGLDDSVADYPFAWRPRADLAGLRVGYLQSAFDEPREHKLLDDQTLAMLEQLGAELVPIALPAYPIEALALILSVEAAAAFDELTRLNRDDLLVRQVADAWPNMLRAARLIPAVEYIQANRVRTLVSRAMAEVMRGVDVYVAPSLDERNLLLTNLTGHPAVVLPNGFSAAGQPSSITFIGQLFGEAQLLAATHAYQQATEFHLQRPPL, from the coding sequence ATGCAGATACGCCCCGCACAGGTGGCCGCAGCCGCGCAGCTGGCCGGCCTGGCATTCACACCCGAGGAATGCGAGCTGATGTGTGCGGCGCTGAGTGAGCAAGCCGCCAGCTACGCCCTGATTCGCAGTGTACCCCTACCTAACAGCCTGCCGCCCGCGATAAGCTACCGGATCGCCGCACCCGCGCCGCCTACGCCGCCCGCCGCCGTGCCTGCCGAAGCGCCCATCCATCCGCCGGCAGATCCTACCGCGCTGGCGTTCGCTTCGGTGGCGACACTGGCCCAACTCGTGCGCACACGCCAGGTGAGCGCATCCGAACTCACCGAGCTCTACCTCGCCCGGCTGCACCAGTATGACCAGCGCCTACACTGTGTAGTAACTCTTACTGCAGATCTGGCGCGCGAGCAGGCCCAGCGCGCCGACGCCGAGATCGCCACCGGGCACTACCGTGGGCCACTGCACGGCATCCCGTGGGGCGCCAAAGATCTGCTGGCTACCCACGGCATTCGCACCACCTGGGGCGCTACACCCTATCGTAATCAGCTGCCCGACCATGATGCGACGGTGGTGCGGCGCCTGGCCGACGCGGGGGCGGTGCTGCTCGCCAAGCTCACACTGGGTGAGCTGGCCCTGGGCGATGTGTGGTTCGGCGGCACCACGCGCAACCCATGGAACATCGAGCAAGGCTCAAGCGGGTCGTCGTCCGGGTCGGCTGCCGCCGCTGCTGCGGGGCTGGCCGGCTTCACGATCGGCAGCGAGACATGGGGGTCAATCGTATCGCCCTCGACTCGCTGCGGCGCCACCGGGCTACGCCCAACCTTCGGGCGCGTGAGCCGGGCCGGGGCTATGACGCTGAGCTGGAGCATGGATAAGCTCGGGCCGATCTGTCGCAGTGTCGAAGACTGTGCGCTCGTATTTGCGGCAATCTATGGCCCCGATGGTCTCGACGACAGTGTGGCCGACTATCCGTTCGCGTGGCGGCCGCGCGCCGACCTGGCTGGGCTGCGGGTCGGCTACCTGCAAAGCGCTTTCGACGAACCACGCGAACACAAGTTGCTCGACGACCAGACCCTGGCGATGCTCGAGCAGCTGGGCGCAGAGCTGGTGCCAATTGCATTGCCGGCCTACCCGATCGAGGCGCTCGCGCTGATCCTATCGGTCGAAGCTGCCGCAGCATTCGACGAGCTGACGCGGCTAAATCGCGATGATCTACTGGTGCGGCAGGTGGCCGATGCCTGGCCAAACATGCTGCGCGCAGCCCGGTTGATCCCTGCGGTTGAGTATATCCAGGCCAACCGTGTCCGCACGCTGGTGTCGCGCGCAATGGCTGAGGTCATGCGCGGAGTGGATGTGTATGTGGCACCTTCGCTCGACGAGCGCAACTTGCTGCTGACCAACCTGACCGGCCACCCGGCGGTGGTGCTGCCAAACGGCTTCAGCGCGGCCGGGCAACCCTCGAGCATCACGTTCATCGGCCAGCTCTTCGGCGAAGCCCAGCTGCTGGCAGCTACGCACGCCTACCAGCAAGCCACCGAGTTCCACCTGCAGCGCCCGCCGCTCTAA
- a CDS encoding response regulator transcription factor, whose product MSGETILIVDDEATIVEVVALYLQREGFQVLTAGDGHAALALIEQQRPDLVVLDLMLPGLNGLEVARRLRAANTLPVIILTARGEEADRVVGLELGADDYVTKPFSARELVARVKAVLRRTRPEAPAEPAANTSILAIGGLRLDAAARTVTLEGQPISLTVREFDLLHFLMRHPGQVFTREQLLDHVWGYTFASDMSTVTVHVRRLREKIEPDPANPLFLQTIWGVGYKLERPA is encoded by the coding sequence ATGAGCGGAGAGACTATCCTGATCGTCGACGACGAGGCAACCATCGTCGAGGTCGTGGCGCTATACCTGCAGCGCGAGGGCTTCCAGGTACTCACGGCCGGCGACGGCCATGCGGCACTGGCGCTGATCGAGCAGCAACGCCCCGACCTCGTCGTGCTCGACCTGATGCTGCCGGGGCTGAATGGCCTCGAGGTGGCCAGGCGCCTGCGCGCCGCCAATACCCTCCCAGTGATCATCCTGACGGCACGTGGCGAAGAGGCCGACCGGGTGGTGGGGCTCGAGCTGGGGGCCGACGACTATGTGACCAAGCCGTTCAGTGCGCGCGAGCTAGTGGCACGCGTCAAGGCGGTGCTGCGCCGCACGCGCCCCGAAGCACCGGCCGAGCCGGCCGCGAACACGAGTATACTGGCGATCGGTGGGCTACGGCTCGACGCAGCCGCACGCACGGTGACACTCGAGGGCCAGCCGATCAGCTTGACTGTGCGCGAGTTCGATCTGCTACACTTCCTGATGCGCCATCCCGGCCAGGTGTTCACGCGCGAGCAGCTGCTCGATCATGTCTGGGGCTACACCTTCGCCAGCGACATGAGCACCGTCACGGTGCATGTGCGCCGCCTGCGCGAGAAGATTGAGCCGGATCCGGCTAACCCGCTGTTTCTCCAGACGATCTGGGGCGTGGGGTATAAGCTCGAACGACCTGCCTAA
- a CDS encoding N-acetylmuramoyl-L-alanine amidase encodes MPSPPPAAARATSTPQVIAQAPATALPPTHTPTATMVPPTPTPSVIPTPSPRPPGTLPRVGIQVGHWKSSELPDELARLRSSSGTFAGGYSEAQVNLAVAQRVVALLASRGMAVDLLPATIPPGYDADAFVAIHADGSPSTSNRGFKLATPWRTSQAAQHLLDSLADEYASATGLPLDTAVTFNMRGYYAFNFRRHTHAIARTTPAVILEMGFLTNSADRAIMIDQADRVAVGVANGIVRYLNERDPNDGAALLPPDFKTQRPISPAGLDVYAAPSDQARVLEHIDADGRFFVFQERDGWYQGVIRGKSRLIGWVRKDQVTATNDPLPTPAPATDS; translated from the coding sequence ATGCCTAGCCCGCCTCCAGCGGCCGCCCGCGCCACCAGCACACCGCAAGTGATCGCACAGGCGCCCGCCACCGCGCTGCCACCCACGCACACACCAACCGCCACAATGGTGCCGCCTACCCCAACCCCCAGCGTTATTCCGACACCGTCGCCGCGCCCGCCCGGCACACTGCCACGCGTCGGCATCCAGGTGGGCCACTGGAAGTCGAGTGAGCTACCCGATGAGCTGGCACGCCTGCGTAGCTCGAGCGGCACCTTCGCCGGCGGCTACTCCGAGGCCCAAGTCAATCTGGCGGTTGCTCAGCGCGTTGTGGCGCTGCTCGCGAGCCGCGGTATGGCCGTCGATCTACTGCCGGCCACCATCCCGCCCGGCTACGACGCCGATGCATTTGTGGCCATTCATGCCGATGGGTCGCCCAGTACAAGCAACCGTGGTTTCAAGTTAGCCACGCCCTGGCGCACCTCGCAGGCCGCCCAGCACCTGCTCGATAGCCTGGCCGACGAGTATGCCTCGGCGACCGGCCTGCCGCTCGATACGGCCGTGACGTTTAATATGCGTGGCTACTACGCCTTTAATTTCCGCCGCCACACCCACGCAATCGCGCGTACGACCCCGGCTGTGATTCTCGAGATGGGCTTTCTGACCAACAGTGCCGATCGCGCGATTATGATCGATCAGGCCGATCGCGTAGCCGTAGGCGTGGCCAACGGAATCGTTCGCTACCTCAACGAGCGCGATCCCAACGACGGCGCGGCGCTTCTGCCGCCCGATTTCAAAACCCAGCGGCCGATCAGCCCGGCCGGCCTCGATGTATATGCTGCCCCAAGCGATCAGGCCCGCGTGCTTGAGCATATCGATGCTGATGGGCGCTTCTTTGTGTTTCAAGAGCGCGATGGCTGGTATCAGGGCGTCATCCGTGGGAAATCGCGCCTGATCGGTTGGGTGCGCAAAGATCAGGTGACGGCCACGAACGATCCGCTGCCCACCCCGGCGCCCGCAACCGACTCGTAG
- a CDS encoding SPFH domain-containing protein — protein sequence MALLDLVEYLDPAGNVLAARVPPDGSGELRFGSQCIVREGQLAFFARDGRFLDMLIPGRHTLTSANIPLLVELLKLPFGNKSPFRADVYYVNLQQHTDLRWGTPQPIPMRDAQFGMARIRAFGTYIIQVAEPRKLLTSVVGTRGRFTVQDVEEQLRSSIIARVADVIAEWMRERKLSVVDLATEYDELSEAAHDALKKDFAGLGIELTRFYINTITIPEELERRLDQVGGVAAMGGIDGYTRFKAAEALEDAAKSGGNSLAGAGVGLGVGINLGAVIGNALTPTLQPAAPAAQSATKHCPQCGSAIIANAKFCNECGSSLRAQGCPKCNTPTQAGAKFCIECGTALS from the coding sequence ATGGCTCTGCTCGATCTGGTCGAATACCTCGATCCAGCCGGCAATGTCCTGGCCGCCCGCGTTCCGCCCGATGGTTCGGGCGAGCTACGCTTCGGCTCGCAATGCATCGTGCGCGAGGGCCAGCTGGCCTTCTTCGCACGCGACGGCCGGTTCCTCGATATGCTCATCCCTGGGCGACACACCCTCACCAGCGCTAATATCCCGCTGCTGGTCGAGCTGCTGAAGCTGCCATTCGGCAATAAGAGCCCGTTCCGCGCCGATGTATATTATGTCAACTTACAGCAGCATACCGACTTGCGCTGGGGCACGCCACAGCCAATCCCCATGCGCGACGCACAGTTTGGTATGGCGCGCATTCGCGCCTTCGGCACCTATATCATCCAGGTGGCCGAGCCGCGCAAACTGCTCACCTCGGTGGTGGGCACGCGGGGGCGCTTTACCGTGCAGGATGTCGAAGAGCAGCTGCGCAGCTCGATCATTGCCCGCGTGGCCGATGTGATCGCCGAGTGGATGCGCGAGCGCAAGCTTTCGGTGGTAGACCTGGCGACTGAGTACGACGAGCTTTCAGAAGCGGCCCATGATGCGCTCAAGAAGGATTTCGCAGGGCTGGGGATCGAGCTGACACGGTTCTACATTAACACGATCACCATCCCCGAAGAGCTCGAGCGCCGGCTCGACCAGGTCGGCGGCGTGGCGGCTATGGGTGGCATCGACGGCTACACGCGCTTCAAGGCCGCCGAAGCCCTTGAGGATGCGGCCAAGTCGGGCGGGAACAGCCTGGCCGGCGCAGGTGTTGGCCTGGGCGTGGGCATCAACCTGGGTGCAGTGATCGGCAACGCATTGACGCCAACCCTCCAGCCGGCCGCCCCGGCCGCCCAGTCGGCCACCAAGCATTGCCCACAGTGCGGCAGCGCGATCATCGCCAACGCCAAATTCTGCAATGAATGCGGCAGCTCATTGCGTGCGCAGGGCTGCCCCAAATGCAACACCCCTACCCAGGCCGGCGCCAAGTTCTGCATTGAGTGCGGAACTGCGCTGAGCTGA
- a CDS encoding DsrE family protein, producing MPKLLINLTTAQDNPDTTTVAFVVANAGVAAGQEVVIFLNVEAVRLATPGYADAITSEGFKPLSELLASFIENSGKIWICPPCFNARKLDKDHVIAGATFAGGAAVVEFLGQGAASLSY from the coding sequence ATGCCGAAACTACTGATCAATCTCACAACCGCGCAAGACAACCCAGACACAACAACGGTCGCCTTCGTCGTCGCTAATGCGGGCGTTGCGGCCGGCCAGGAGGTGGTGATCTTTCTCAATGTCGAAGCGGTGCGATTGGCGACACCGGGCTATGCCGATGCGATTACGTCGGAGGGTTTTAAGCCGTTGAGCGAACTGCTGGCGTCGTTCATCGAAAATTCTGGAAAGATCTGGATCTGCCCACCGTGCTTTAACGCGCGTAAACTTGACAAGGATCATGTCATCGCGGGCGCAACGTTCGCCGGCGGCGCGGCGGTGGTTGAATTTCTTGGCCAGGGCGCAGCTAGCCTGAGCTACTGA
- a CDS encoding radical SAM protein, whose product MAIDDEQLAAPPDLQWKLWIYTNYDCNLRCSYCVAKSSPNAPRRAIGLANTRRLVDEAVALGFTDVFFTGGEPFILNEIYDMLAYASTRVKTTVLTNAMIIRGSRLERLVAIANDNLIVQVSLDGGQAEHHDAYRGAGAWAKTVESIRLLQEHGFRVRLSTTETPVNAPHLDAICAFHRSLGIPDEDHFIRPLARRGYSKEGLELGMGNLAPELTVNLDGVFWHPLSTDADMQVSKKIFPLATAYERVKQQLDTLARTGAAPLMTFT is encoded by the coding sequence ATGGCGATTGACGACGAACAGCTTGCCGCGCCGCCCGATCTACAGTGGAAGCTGTGGATCTATACCAACTACGATTGCAACCTGCGCTGCTCGTACTGCGTGGCAAAGTCTAGCCCAAACGCGCCGCGCCGGGCAATCGGCCTGGCAAACACGCGGCGGCTGGTCGACGAGGCGGTTGCGCTCGGCTTTACCGATGTATTTTTCACCGGCGGCGAGCCATTCATCCTGAACGAGATCTACGACATGCTGGCCTACGCGTCGACGCGCGTGAAGACGACGGTGCTGACCAACGCGATGATCATACGTGGGTCGCGGCTTGAGCGGTTGGTCGCGATCGCCAACGATAACCTGATCGTCCAGGTCAGCCTCGACGGCGGGCAGGCCGAACATCACGACGCCTACCGCGGCGCTGGCGCCTGGGCTAAGACGGTCGAGAGCATCCGGCTGCTGCAAGAGCATGGGTTTCGCGTGCGCCTGTCGACGACCGAGACGCCGGTGAACGCGCCGCACCTGGATGCGATCTGTGCGTTCCATCGCTCGCTGGGCATCCCCGACGAAGATCACTTCATCCGCCCACTTGCGAGGCGTGGCTATTCGAAGGAAGGGCTGGAGCTAGGGATGGGTAACCTGGCACCAGAGCTGACCGTGAATCTCGACGGTGTGTTCTGGCACCCGCTCTCTACCGACGCCGATATGCAGGTGAGCAAGAAGATCTTTCCGCTCGCCACGGCTTACGAGCGAGTCAAACAGCAGCTCGATACACTCGCACGCACGGGCGCTGCGCCGCTGATGACCTTTACCTGA
- a CDS encoding succinate dehydrogenase cytochrome b subunit: MAAALTLYRSSIGKKAIMAVSGLIGIGFLVVHMYGNLKIFLGPEYFNEYAAGLRELGGPIFGHTHLLWIARVVLLGAVGAHLWAAYTLTRQDFGGRPRANRYGQKKSIATTYAARTMRWGGVILLLFIIFHLLHFTLGVVGYGPGEFQRESGGQFFAYQNVINGFRVWPATIFYIVAMLALGMHLYHGFWSAFQTLGINSYKTNAALRGLALLIAAGLTVGFVAVPFAVLFGIVQ; the protein is encoded by the coding sequence ATGGCTGCAGCGCTTACCTTGTACCGCTCGTCGATCGGCAAGAAGGCGATCATGGCGGTGTCGGGCCTGATCGGTATCGGCTTTCTAGTGGTTCATATGTACGGCAACCTGAAGATTTTCTTGGGGCCGGAGTATTTCAACGAGTATGCTGCCGGCCTGCGCGAGCTGGGTGGGCCGATTTTTGGCCACACGCACCTGCTGTGGATCGCGCGCGTGGTGTTGCTCGGCGCGGTGGGGGCACACCTGTGGGCGGCCTACACGCTCACCCGCCAGGATTTCGGCGGGCGGCCGCGCGCTAATCGCTACGGCCAGAAGAAGAGCATTGCAACGACCTACGCCGCGCGCACGATGCGCTGGGGTGGCGTGATACTGCTGCTGTTCATCATCTTCCACCTGCTGCACTTTACGCTTGGCGTGGTTGGCTACGGCCCTGGCGAGTTCCAACGCGAGTCGGGCGGCCAGTTCTTCGCCTACCAGAACGTCATCAATGGCTTCCGCGTGTGGCCGGCCACGATCTTCTATATCGTTGCTATGCTGGCGTTGGGCATGCACCTGTACCACGGCTTCTGGAGCGCGTTTCAGACGCTGGGCATTAATAGCTACAAGACCAACGCGGCGCTGCGTGGGCTGGCACTGCTGATTGCGGCCGGGCTGACGGTTGGTTTCGTCGCCGTGCCGTTCGCGGTGCTGTTCGGGATTGTTCAGTAA